From one Rhizobium lentis genomic stretch:
- a CDS encoding SRPBCC family protein, with protein MDFTGEERIAAPRDMVWAALNDPEIMRGCIPGCQNIEQLSPDVFEATIKVKFSLLSATFHGLLTLSNIDAPKSYTLWAEGKGGIAGFARGSADVVLEDRGVETILHYRARAELGGKLAQLGARLLDSTSQRLAEGFFSDFNAAVVAKMAVD; from the coding sequence ATGGATTTCACCGGCGAAGAACGTATCGCCGCGCCGCGCGACATGGTCTGGGCGGCGCTGAACGATCCCGAGATCATGCGCGGCTGCATTCCGGGCTGCCAGAACATCGAGCAGCTGTCGCCCGATGTTTTCGAGGCGACGATCAAGGTGAAGTTCAGCCTGCTGTCGGCCACCTTCCATGGACTGCTGACGCTGTCGAATATTGATGCCCCGAAAAGTTACACGTTGTGGGCCGAAGGCAAGGGTGGCATTGCCGGCTTCGCCAGGGGCAGCGCCGATGTCGTGCTCGAGGACCGCGGCGTCGAGACGATCCTGCATTACCGCGCCAGGGCCGAACTCGGCGGCAAGCTCGCCCAGCTCGGCGCCCGCCTGCTGGATTCGACCTCGCAGCGGCTCGCCGAAGGCTTCTTCTCGGATTTCAATGCTGCCGTCGTCGCAAAAATGGCCGTTGATTGA